GCGCCGCTCGGCGGGTACCGTAATGGCCCGTCCATCGAAGCTGGCCGCGATCCGCCGTTTGAGGATCGTGAAGGCCGTCATATTGTCGCAGAGGTTGGCGACCAACAGCCCATCAGGGCCGAGCCGTTCCCGGCAACTGTCGTAGAAGGCCCGGACGCTCAGCGCTTGCGGAAGGCCGCGGCTGTCGAAGCCATCGAGGAGCAGCACGTCGGGCTTGCCCGCAGCGTTAGCCACATAATCGACGCCGTCAGCACGGATGACGCGAAAGCGGTGATCGTCCGGCGGGACATGGAACTGATCCCTGAGTGCGATGACCTCGGGATCGATCTCCACGACCGTGATGTCGCAGTCGGGCAGGCAGCGGTAGCAGGCCTTGGCAAGAGACCCGCCGCCCAGGCCGATCATCTCGATGCGCCGGGGCTGCGGTCGGAACAGGCGGAAGCCCATCATCACCCGCGTATAATCGAACAGGAGATGGTCGGGATCGCTCAGCTTCATCCCGCTCTGCACCGTCGTCCAGTCGAACAGCAGCGACAGCATGTCTCCGAACCGGAACAGCATGGGACCCGTAGCCCCAAACGGAGCGTCGAGCGCGATCGGGATCTGTCCGGCGCCGTCAAATCGGTCCTGAAGGTTCGAACCCGGTTCCGGCCGCTCGAACCGCAGGTCGAAAACCAGGTCGTGGAACTGGTCGAGATCGACGTCCCCGCCGGGAGAGTGCGGCTCGATCGCGCGAACGGCGTCAGTCATCGTGCATATGCCATGCCCCGGATGGACCACTGGGAACCGAGAGATCACGCTCCCATCGCGCGAGTTCCGCGGCGTTCAGCACCTCCAGCCGTGTCAGCCGGTCGGCTTCTTCCCGCCCGAGCGACTGCCGGGCCAGTCCCTCGCGCACGAAATCCTGCAGCAGCATGTTCTGGAGCAGGAGGAAGCCGGTGAACCTCTTGGCTGCCCTCATCACGCGGACCACGCGTCGCGAAGAGACAGAATGGTCGGGGCGTCAGGGACGGAGGTCACGGTTGGCGTTCCTGGCTCATGTTGGTGTGGAGGTGGATGTTATCACATGGATGGTAATTTTGCACGATTGAACT
The window above is part of the Sphingomonas sanxanigenens DSM 19645 = NX02 genome. Proteins encoded here:
- a CDS encoding fused MFS/spermidine synthase, with amino-acid sequence MTDAVRAIEPHSPGGDVDLDQFHDLVFDLRFERPEPGSNLQDRFDGAGQIPIALDAPFGATGPMLFRFGDMLSLLFDWTTVQSGMKLSDPDHLLFDYTRVMMGFRLFRPQPRRIEMIGLGGGSLAKACYRCLPDCDITVVEIDPEVIALRDQFHVPPDDHRFRVIRADGVDYVANAAGKPDVLLLDGFDSRGLPQALSVRAFYDSCRERLGPDGLLVANLCDNMTAFTILKRRIAASFDGRAITVPAERRGNRVVFACANASFPPSPEAFSEAMLYVSPQDVVDYAAKARRIEPQLHRWRSRASSASRLVSTTTVAGDPRFEP